ACGCTAGGTGGGAAAGATACTTTGCCAAGTCCCTTTATGATAACAATGTCAAGCTAGAGCTAACTAGGTCTAGCTTACAAAACGTGGATAATGGTGCCTATAGGCCACTGATTTTCAAACTAAAACTACCAAAGAAAAAGAAATTCTTCTTTGGCAAGGACGGTATAGAGACTTTCACCTTTGTATTTTTCGATACAGCTGGAGAGGATTTAAACGACGAAGACGTGATGTCAACAGTCAATAAGTATATCTACAAGTCAGCAGGAATTATATTTTTGCTAGATCCTTGTCAGCTAGGCCAGGTTGCCAACAAGCTTGACGAAAAAGAGATCAAAAACGCAAGCCCTGTCGACTATTCCAATGCGACAAGGTCAGATGAGATCATAACCCGTGTATCAAACCTTATTAGAAATGATAGGAACATAAGCCAGGATAAAAAAATAGATATACCAGTAGCAGCAGTTTTTTCTAAATTTGATATCTTAGAGTCAATCCTTCCTCAGGGGCTTACAGTCCTAAACCCAAGCCCTCACTGTAGGCATGGGGCCTTTGATATGGCTGACTGGCACAATGTAGACTCTGAGATCAGATCCCTCCTAACAAGCTGGGATGAGCAGTCCTTTATAGCAAACCTTGACTCAAACTACGAAAAATATTCCTTCTTTGGTGTATCAGCCCTTGGTTTTAATAACAACCCAGATGATAGGGGCCATATCAATAGACCTCAGCCACACAGGATAGAAGATCCGATCTTGTGGTTACTAGAAGAAAACAAGGTTATCAAGGCCAATAAATAAACACGATCTTAGAAAAATAATATTTGTAAAGTCTAACAAGGAGAGACTATGACAAGACACCAAGTGATATATACCTCCTGCAAGAGGGGGATAGATGGAGTAAATGACGGACAGCAGATCTACTCCTACGATAGAGATTTCAAAAAAATTGACGGAGATGAAGTCAGGAGACTTTTTTCCTACAATATACCAGACCTAGCCCTAGGCCAGGCAATGGATGAAGATTTGGCCAAGGACCAGCCCCAGTCCTTTACCTATAGGCTTTTAGAAAATGGATTGGCAGCCCTCGCCCTAAACACATACCTAGGCAGGGACTACATGGGAGAAGCAGGCCGTTTTGGCAATTTTTTAAGCCATGTAGTAGTTTTTGACAAGGATGATTTCAATACCTATCCTATAGAATTTTTGGGGTCTCATATCCTAAGAGAGTCTATGGATTTTGATGAGGTCAACCTTGATCAGACACCAGATTTCTTGCCGGCTCCAGAATTAGAAAAGGGTTTTGGTATTTATATAGACAAAGTCAGGGACTTTTTGGCCATAGATAATAATATGGATATCCTAAAAGAGATGGTCTATGCGACCCTAACATACAATGATGATAAAAAAAGACTGGTGATTTTAGATCAAAGGGGCAATATCCCTCTATGGATCGGAGCTATAGAATACACCTTGCCTTTGGCCCTTGCCCTAAATATCAATTTTACAACCTACGAGTACAACCCAGCCCTATCCAGGTCTCAAATCTGTGGAGTGGTTGCGGAAGGGACTCGTTTTGACAGGATGGATAAGGCCAACTACCATGTTTTTGATATTTTAGAAAATTCTTATCCGACTTTTGAAAAAGATAAGGCCTTTTTTGACTTTTTGTCTATAGCCATGGACTTTTCTTTTGACTCCCTAAAAAGTTTCCATGACTTTTTGACAGAGGGTTTTGCCTATGACAGGGCAGACCTAGATATGATAAAGGCCTATAAATTTTATAGTTTGCTAACAGGTAAACTTGAAAGATTAGACGAAAGAGACATAGAAGACGGTCTATATTTTGCAGAAAAATATGGAACGCTGGATAAAAAGAAGGCCGCAGCCAAGATCATAGCAAATGATTCTGCAAATCTGGCAAAGACTACTAGACCTATTTTTAATAGCCTGATGGATTTTGCTGGCAAATATATGGACGCAGATGATGCAGAGGGCCTATCAGCCATCATGCTTTCTAGGGTTTTGGGAGATTTTGCTAGGGAGGATGAAAATACCTTCTACAAGTCTTTTGAAATTGGCGATCGATTTTTCCAAAAACAAGGGAAAAATCTTAGAAACCAGGTCTTGGCAAATAAAGATATTTACAAACTCATAGATGAAAATATAGAAAATTGGCAGTTAGAATTTATCATCTCTAAGGTCATAGAGATTTTTAAAGAAAAAGACCTAGGAGCCTATGACTTATCATTTGAGACAGATGCGGGCAGTATTTTCTATCAGATCCTAGATCCAATCTATAAAAAGGATGAGACAAAGGGATTTTTTGCCATAGAAAAGACCCTAGATGGTTTTGCTGATAGGCAAGAATATCTTTTGAATATGGCCCTAAATATAGAGGGTATCATAAGGGATGGAGAAAACCCAGATAGGGATCTAGAAAAACTTTGGGCCTATACTGATAGGATTTTAACATCAAAGTTTTTATCAGAAATTGACCAGTCTTTTGACATACTTTTAGAAAATAACTACTATGACAGGTCCTACGAATTGTATTTTAAGGTCCTAGATGCCCTAGAAACACAAGCCAGGATAGAAAATTTCTTTTACCACCATGTAAAAACTGCTGTTTTAGAAAACAAACCATATGAAGATGCTTATTTGGATGAATTTATCAGGGATTATTATAGGAGGATAGTCTCTTTTAGGGATAATTTTGACCCTGAACTTACATTTTTCTATTTCCTTTGGCAAAAAGATTTTTATGAAGACCTCCAGACTAGGCTTATAAAAGACCTTGTGGGCCAGCTTGACTATGACAAGCTAAATGAAAAAGAGTCAAATCTGATAAAAAATTTGTTTAATAAGTATGATAATAAAAAAATAGATGAGGTGTCTTATAAAAAGGTCTTACTCCTTGTTTTGGCCCTAGAAATTGAAAAGCAAGAAGATAAGGCAAGTCTTTTGGATGCCTTGGACCTACTTTTAGAAAAAGGCCACAAAGCCAGGTACAAGATTGATGATATGGACCAGGGAGATATAGAATCCTATTTTGCATGGAATTTTGCAAATATAAATAGCTTTGACCTAGATTTGGATTATCTAAAAAAATATTATTCTCTCTTTGTCCTAGATGAAGAAAAGATGTCGGCTGTCATCTATATCCATCTTGGAACCTTGATGGAGTATGCGGATAAGGCCAGAGATATATTTTTCTTTGTAGAGCCTTTGGGTCTTGTCATGGAAAGTGAAGATAAGGACTTGCTAGATGAGATAGTCGATTTATTTGAACCAATCAAGAAGGCAAAACTAAAGGGCCTAGATGAGATGATGCAGAAAAAATATAGGGAAAATATAGAAAATTGGGACTATATTTATGAAAATGCAAGCCAGTCCGCTTTTTCCAAAAAAATCAAGGGATTTGGCAGTTTATTTGGAGGTAGAAAATGAGAAAAGCTGTGGCCCAACCAGCCTACAAATCCTACTTTTTTGACCAGGGGTTTAAGGATATAATAATTGCCATAAAAAACTCATGGCTAGAAAATACTTCTACAGCTCTCAGATACTACACAAACTACAGGGCTAGGGGCATACTCAGCTTTACAGGATTTATAAATTTATTTTCTGTTTTTGCAGTCCTTAGCTTTGGGACCCTCTTCTTTTTGATAATAAGTGCCATAATTCTTGCTATAGTTTGCACCATCTACGTCATAGGCTATATAGGGTTTTCTATAATTTGGCTAGTGGATAGGGCATATCTTCACATTAGAAAAATATCTACAGCCTGCTACGAGTGCAAGACTAAATCCCTCATACCAACCTACATTTGCCCAGACTGTGGCAGAGAGCATACAGATCTGACACCAGGTGTCTATGGGGTTTTCAAAAGAAAATGCCTGTGTGGGAGAAAACTACCTTCGACATTTTTTATGGGCAGGAAAAAACTCCCAGCCAAATGTCCTCACTGTGGTGTTAGTCTTTCAGATAGGGAGTCAAGACCATTTTGTATCCCTATTGTCGGCGGTAGGTCAAGCGGAAAGACAGCCTATATAACAGCTTTTTCCAAGGTTTTTATAGATGATATAGCAAAAAGAAAAAACCTAGATATAGAAATCTATAACTCAGAAAAAGAAAAGATCTTTAATGAAATTCAAAATGACTATAAATTTGGATCTACAAGGATGACAGCCAGGGCCCATGACCTAGGAGCCACAAGTGCGGTATCCTTTAGCTTTTTTGTCAAAAACAAAAAATTGAAACCAGAAAGGCTAGTCCATATCTACGATATAGCTGGCGAGGTTTTCACCCAAAATAGCGAAAATGAAATCCAAAAGCAATATGATTATTGCCAGGGCATAGTTTTTGTTGTCGATCCCTTTGCCATACCTTTGGTTAGGTACAAATATGAAAACAAGCTCAACCAAGTTGACTTAGCAGGTATAGGTAGGGCTGATCTCAACGGTATTATAGATAATTTCCTAAACAAGCTCAGACTTGTAACAGGCTTGGCAGATAGTCAGATGTCAAAAGTCCCACTTGCAGTAGTCATTGGAAAGATCGATTCGGCAGGTCTGGATGAAAACTTCTCTGAAGAAAAAATCCAAAAATTAATAAAGGCCAATCCTGGCCTAAATTATTATGATGCCATGGACTATCTAGCTAGGAAGTTTTTATCTGATATGGAGATGACCTCCTTCCTAAAAACAATAGATTTATCCTTCAAGACCAATAGGTACTTTGTGGCATCTGCCATAGGACACTCCAGAGATGACGGGACCTATGACCCATATGGAGTTGTAGAGCCAATAGAGTGGATAGCTTCTATTGCTGATAGGGACTTGGCAGAGACCTTTGCCGAAAAAAACATCCCACAAAAAAGATCTACTTCTATAAGAGAAAGTGAGGTTAATTTATGATTGTTGGATTAATTATATTCATAGTCATGCTTTTGATTGCTGGCCTTATTTTGATGCCAATAGTAAATGTAATAGTAGATGCAATGATGGTTATCATGCCCCTTGTGTATTTTATCCTCCTTTTAGTAGCTATTGTATTTGGTCTAGTTATTGCTATAATAAACACCATAAAGGCTTACAAAAAAACATATTCTAAAGGAGGCAAGTAATGATACAATATTTAGAAAATTTTTGGTATAATTTTCTCATATACTTTGACAGCATACCATATAAACTTGCTTTTTTATCAGATGGACAGTATTACTCAAAGATTTTTTCAAAGTTTATGGGTGAGAAAATGATTTTGGCAGTTGCCCTGGTAGTTTTTATATATTTTGCAAAACCCGTAGAAAAGAGTAAAAGTTTTTATATAAAAATCTTGGCAGTAGTTGGCCTTATAAACTCCTTTGGCTTTCTAAATTCAGCCTTTTATGAGAAGTTTTATAGTGCCTTTGACAACCTAGACAATATACTGCCAGGCTTTATACTTAGCTTGATGCTTTATTCCATATATGGGACTTGTAGGAGAAAGGGAATGTGTTTTGCCACAGCCTGCCTGCTTTTGATACCCACTGTCAAGCCAGACTATATACAAAGCCTGATGAATGAGGCTTCTTTTGTTATTGTTCTAATAAACCTTATTCTAATGCTGATCGTATCCTTTCTCATATCAGGTAGAAAATATTTCTACAACGGGTGGATCATATATTTTATCTACCATCTTATAGGTAGAGCCTTGGTTTTTCTCAATCTTTTGATAGAATCAGGGACCTATAACATCAAAATGGATTTTGGTCAGGTACAAAAAAGAATGCTGATGATATATCTAAATGATATGAGGATAGATTTCTTTCTCTTTGCAATAATATTGATTGTAGCTATAATATTTGAAAGAAAAATCCTAAATCAAAGAAGCTTTGCACCAAATCCAGGATATAGGCCAAGACAAAAAATGGCCAATCCTTGATAAAAAAGGAAAATAAATGAAAAAAATATACTTAACAATCCTAATTTTGGTGGCTGGTCTTATTGGCTGCCAAAAAAATGAAAAAATAGAAGAAAAAAGACCAGAAAAAATCACCCAAACAAGCTTATCAAATATGGCAAATGATGAGAGCCTAGACTTTGTAAAAGATAGGCTAATGGATGCGATAGGAGAAAATGACCAAGCCAAGGCGGATGTAGAAAAATTCATAGACCTAGTCAAAGACTACAACAAATCAGTAGGAGAGGAAAATCTCATTGGTGACTTTGATCCAAATATAAATCAAATCTATGAGGTTGGTAAATTTATCGCAAATAGGGAAAGGGCTGATAAAAAATATCCGGATACAAATTGCAGGATAAATAGCTTTTTGCTAGCCAAGGATATTATGAAAGTGCAAAAGTCATCTAATGATGTGGATGACTCCATGCTTTTTATGGACGAGGAAAAAATCCAAGAGGGAAATATCTTTGATGGAGAAACCCTGGAGAGATTCAAGACCTTTTTTGCAAGGGTACCTACGGTAGAGTCCAAAGATCCTGCCGACCATGGCAAGGTCATGGAGGAGTATTTCGCCTCCTGGTCTTTTCCAGAAAATGCCCATCTTTTATCTATAGTCATAAATGATGTACTAGATGGGAACTTCTTATTTATAGGCCATATTGGACTTCTCATAGAAATCGACGGGGGATATCTTTTTGTAGAAAAAATCTCTTTCGAAGAACCCTACCAGGCCATAAAATTCCCGGATAAAATTTCTTGTTATGACTATCTGAGAGAAAAATTTGAAAACTACACCGATCCTGAAACAGCTGATCCATTTTTGATGGACAATGGAAAGTTTGTAGAATAAGATATGGCTATAGAAATAAAAACGGGGATCATACCTGACAAAAAAGAATTACTAGACCTCTACAATGACGCATCATGGACAGCATATACAGAAGATATAGACCTATTGGAAAAGGCTATAAAAAACTCCCTAAAAGTTTGGACCCTATGGGATAGAGAAAAACTTATAGGCCTTGCAAGGATAGTAGGAGATGGGCACACGATCACATATCTACAGGATATACTCATATTAAAAGCCTACCAAGGCCAGGGACTGGGCAGTAGACTCCTATCTCAAATCGTAGAAGAAAATAAAAATATCCGCCAATTTGTACTTTTGACCGACAATAGCGAGATGACAAAAAACTTTTACAAAAAATTAGGCCTAGTACCTGTGGGAGAGTTTGATTGCCTAGCCTTTATGAAGTGATACCTTTGGCAGGGTTTATAAAATTATAAATGGGCATAAAAAAGAGGGTTTTCATTTTGAAACTCTCTTTTTTGTTTTATCAAAAATTTTGCAATGGCAGAGATAAGGTGCTAAATTTAAATCAACCACTTTTTAATAAATTTATTGAAATAAAAAATTAATTATGTTAAAATATTATCATTGGTATAAAATAATTTTATGCACAAAATATTTTTAGAAAAGAAGGGGATAAGTTATGAGTAAAGTTTTATGTTCACCAGGAACTTATGTACAAGAAAATGGTGCTATCAAAAAATTGGCTGAGTATTGCAAAAAAATAGGGGCTAAAAATGCCTACATAATTGCGGGCAATTCTGCAAATCGCAAATATAAAGATGATATAGAAAAATCATTTAAGGAAAATGATATGGGCTGCAAGCTAGTTGTCTTTGGTGGTGAGTGCTCAGATGTAGAAATCGAAAAGCACAAGGCAAACCTTGGAGATGCTGATGTTATCTTTGGTATAGGCGGAGGCAAGACCCTAGATACTTCTAAGGCAGTAGCTTTTTATTGCAACCTACCTATGGTCATAGTACCAACAGCAGCATCATCAGATGCACCTTGCTCTAGACTATCTGTAGTTTATACCGAAGACCATGAGTTCGACTATTATTTGCCTCTAAATAGAAATCCAGAAATGGTAATAATGGATACAGATATTATAGCAAATGCTCCTGTTAAACTTTTAGTAGCTGGTATAGGCGATGCTCTTGCAACATTTTATGAAGCTAGGGCTTGTGAAAGATCTAATGCAGTAACCATGGCTGGCGGTACAGCAACAAAAGCATCACTTGCCCTTGCAAGATTGTGTCTAGACACACTCTTAGAAGATGGTCTAAAGGCCAAGGCTGCAGTAGAAAATAAAGTTATAACAAAAGCTTTGGAAAACGTCATAGAAGCAAACACCTACCTATCAGGTATAGGTTTTGAATCAAGCGGACTTGCAGCAGCTCACGCTATCCACAATGGTCTAACACTTATTGAGGAAACCCACGACCTACTTCATGGCGAAAAGGTAGCCTTTGGTGTGATTTGTCAAATGGTTCTAGAAAATGATAGCTATGAAGAAATCAAAAAAATAAGAGATTTCTGCAAGGCTTTGGGCTTGCCAACTACTTTCAAAGACCTTGGCATAGAAAATGTAAGCGATGAGAAGCTTCTAGAAGCAGCTAGCCTATCATGCGCAGAAGGCGATACAATGGTAAATATGCCATTTGAAGTAACAGGATACGATGTATTTTCTGCTATGAAGACAGCAGACCAATTGTGTAAAAACATGTAAAAAAAAGAAAACCACCTCTCAGTTGGTGGTTTTCTTTTTTTATCCCTGTAGGCCCTCAGCCTGTCTTTGCATATTTTCTACTACTATGTCGTGGATTTCTCCAAGGCTTGCAGCGTATTCTAGGACTTCCCATGGTTTGTTGGAGTGGAAGTGGATTTTTATAAGGTCTTCATCTCCTACAGCTAGGAGGCTGTCGCCTTCTAGGTTATCTGATATATAATCAAAAATCTCATCTTCGTCTAGGTCAGCATCTGTCCTTGCTATTAGCATTTGGCAATCAAACTTATATTCAAGTTTTTCACCTGGTTTAAATTCATTGTGCATTGTTTTTTCTCCTTTTTATCCAAGATAAAATATTTTTTTGTAATTTTGTATTGTAGAGATTTGTATTTATTGCGTTTATTACTTAATAAATTATTACAATAAACATTAATTCTTCGTTCAAGGGGGAGCCCAGGGGAACGTTCCGTATGTTCCCCAACTGGCTCCCCCTTAGACCCCCTTACGCTACCCCCTCCAGACGGCTCCTTGGCGGAGGGCAAATAAGGGT
This window of the Anaerococcus mediterraneensis genome carries:
- a CDS encoding TRAFAC clade GTPase domain-containing protein → MRKAVAQPAYKSYFFDQGFKDIIIAIKNSWLENTSTALRYYTNYRARGILSFTGFINLFSVFAVLSFGTLFFLIISAIILAIVCTIYVIGYIGFSIIWLVDRAYLHIRKISTACYECKTKSLIPTYICPDCGREHTDLTPGVYGVFKRKCLCGRKLPSTFFMGRKKLPAKCPHCGVSLSDRESRPFCIPIVGGRSSGKTAYITAFSKVFIDDIAKRKNLDIEIYNSEKEKIFNEIQNDYKFGSTRMTARAHDLGATSAVSFSFFVKNKKLKPERLVHIYDIAGEVFTQNSENEIQKQYDYCQGIVFVVDPFAIPLVRYKYENKLNQVDLAGIGRADLNGIIDNFLNKLRLVTGLADSQMSKVPLAVVIGKIDSAGLDENFSEEKIQKLIKANPGLNYYDAMDYLARKFLSDMEMTSFLKTIDLSFKTNRYFVASAIGHSRDDGTYDPYGVVEPIEWIASIADRDLAETFAEKNIPQKRSTSIRESEVNL
- a CDS encoding DUF4300 family protein, giving the protein MKKIYLTILILVAGLIGCQKNEKIEEKRPEKITQTSLSNMANDESLDFVKDRLMDAIGENDQAKADVEKFIDLVKDYNKSVGEENLIGDFDPNINQIYEVGKFIANRERADKKYPDTNCRINSFLLAKDIMKVQKSSNDVDDSMLFMDEEKIQEGNIFDGETLERFKTFFARVPTVESKDPADHGKVMEEYFASWSFPENAHLLSIVINDVLDGNFLFIGHIGLLIEIDGGYLFVEKISFEEPYQAIKFPDKISCYDYLREKFENYTDPETADPFLMDNGKFVE
- a CDS encoding GNAT family N-acetyltransferase encodes the protein MAIEIKTGIIPDKKELLDLYNDASWTAYTEDIDLLEKAIKNSLKVWTLWDREKLIGLARIVGDGHTITYLQDILILKAYQGQGLGSRLLSQIVEENKNIRQFVLLTDNSEMTKNFYKKLGLVPVGEFDCLAFMK
- a CDS encoding glycerol dehydrogenase; this translates as MSKVLCSPGTYVQENGAIKKLAEYCKKIGAKNAYIIAGNSANRKYKDDIEKSFKENDMGCKLVVFGGECSDVEIEKHKANLGDADVIFGIGGGKTLDTSKAVAFYCNLPMVIVPTAASSDAPCSRLSVVYTEDHEFDYYLPLNRNPEMVIMDTDIIANAPVKLLVAGIGDALATFYEARACERSNAVTMAGGTATKASLALARLCLDTLLEDGLKAKAAVENKVITKALENVIEANTYLSGIGFESSGLAAAHAIHNGLTLIEETHDLLHGEKVAFGVICQMVLENDSYEEIKKIRDFCKALGLPTTFKDLGIENVSDEKLLEAASLSCAEGDTMVNMPFEVTGYDVFSAMKTADQLCKNM
- a CDS encoding kinase to dihydroxyacetone kinase — encoded protein: MHNEFKPGEKLEYKFDCQMLIARTDADLDEDEIFDYISDNLEGDSLLAVGDEDLIKIHFHSNKPWEVLEYAASLGEIHDIVVENMQRQAEGLQG